One genomic region from Leifsonia poae encodes:
- a CDS encoding DUF4870 domain-containing protein, producing MTDQNQPPIDPAAGSGVPPQPPQPPQQPLPPQPPAGAVPPQQPYGGVPPQQPGVPPQQPYGGVPPQQPGVPPQQYAAAPAAPLDQAQDKQWASFAHLGGILWILPSLIIFLVFKDRGALTRQESKEALNWQITWLIVWVVSYILGIILLFTPIWWLFATLIPWALYIVNLVFSIIGFVRVNGGGTYRYPVNFRFIK from the coding sequence ATGACCGACCAGAACCAGCCCCCGATCGATCCCGCGGCCGGTAGCGGCGTTCCGCCCCAGCCGCCGCAGCCCCCGCAGCAGCCGCTCCCCCCGCAGCCTCCTGCGGGAGCCGTTCCGCCGCAACAGCCTTACGGCGGCGTCCCCCCACAGCAGCCGGGCGTGCCGCCGCAGCAACCCTACGGCGGAGTCCCCCCGCAGCAACCGGGGGTGCCCCCGCAGCAATACGCCGCCGCGCCCGCCGCCCCGCTCGACCAGGCCCAGGATAAGCAGTGGGCGTCGTTCGCCCACCTCGGCGGCATCCTGTGGATCCTGCCGTCGCTCATCATCTTCCTGGTCTTCAAGGATCGCGGGGCCCTCACCCGGCAGGAATCGAAGGAGGCCCTGAACTGGCAGATCACGTGGCTGATCGTCTGGGTCGTCTCGTACATCCTCGGGATCATCCTGCTGTTCACCCCGATCTGGTGGCTCTTCGCCACGCTGATCCCCTGGGCGCTCTACATCGTCAACCTCGTCTTCTCGATCATCGGTTTCGTGCGGGTCAACGGCGGCGGCACGTACCGCTACCCCGTCAATTTCCGTTTCATCAAGTGA
- the hrcA gene encoding heat-inducible transcriptional repressor HrcA translates to MVSDRSLEVLRVIVQDYVASREPVGSKSIVERHAFGVSAATIRNDMAALEEEELIAAPHTSSGRVPTDKGYRLFVDHLAEVRPLSPAQRQAIEVFLGQSADLDDVLARTVRLLSQLTNQVALVQYPSVSRSRIRHIELVMLAPRRLLSVLITDSGAVEQRVIELGSDLTDEDVAEIRGAINGAVAGLSLNDAATRLRELPAALTDRTRALVEPVASALLDQIAANRQEKLVMAGAANLVRTEHDFTGSIFPVLEAIEQQVVLLRLFGEMATDQHGVAVSIGRENAPFGLAETSVLSSGYTASGSDIARLGVLGPLRMDYSNNMAAVRAVARYLSRLLGE, encoded by the coding sequence ATGGTGTCTGATCGGAGCCTCGAAGTGCTGCGGGTCATCGTGCAGGACTACGTCGCATCCCGCGAGCCGGTCGGCTCCAAAAGCATCGTCGAGCGACACGCTTTCGGTGTCTCGGCCGCCACGATCCGCAACGATATGGCCGCCCTCGAAGAAGAAGAGCTCATCGCCGCGCCCCACACCTCGTCCGGGCGCGTGCCCACCGACAAGGGGTACCGGCTGTTCGTCGACCACCTGGCGGAAGTGCGCCCGCTCAGCCCGGCGCAACGCCAGGCGATCGAGGTCTTCCTCGGGCAGTCCGCGGACCTCGACGATGTGCTCGCCCGCACAGTGAGGCTGCTCTCCCAGCTGACGAACCAGGTCGCGCTCGTGCAGTACCCGTCCGTGTCGCGGTCACGCATCCGGCACATCGAATTGGTGATGCTGGCCCCGCGGAGGCTGCTCAGCGTGCTGATCACCGACTCCGGCGCAGTGGAGCAGCGGGTGATCGAGCTCGGCAGCGATCTCACCGATGAAGACGTCGCGGAGATCCGGGGCGCCATCAACGGCGCCGTCGCGGGTCTCTCGCTCAACGATGCCGCGACTCGGCTCCGAGAACTCCCCGCCGCGCTCACGGACCGCACGCGCGCATTGGTAGAACCGGTCGCGAGTGCGCTGCTCGACCAGATCGCGGCGAATCGCCAAGAGAAGCTGGTGATGGCCGGTGCCGCGAATCTCGTGCGCACCGAGCACGATTTCACCGGGAGCATCTTCCCGGTGCTGGAGGCGATCGAGCAGCAGGTCGTCCTGCTCCGGCTCTTCGGCGAGATGGCGACCGATCAGCACGGCGTTGCCGTCAGCATCGGCCGCGAGAACGCCCCTTTCGGTCTGGCCGAGACGTCGGTGCTCTCGAGCGGGTATACGGCGTCGGGCTCCGACATCGCCCGCCTGGGAGTGCTGGGCCCGCTCCGCATGGACTACTCCAACAACATGGCCGCCGTCCGTGCGGTGGCCCGCTACCTCTCCCGCCTACTGGGCGAATAG
- the dnaJ gene encoding molecular chaperone DnaJ, protein MADHYEVLGVERNATPDEIKKAYRRLARELHPDVNPSPDAAERFKLVTHAYDVLSDPREREQYDLGPQPGFGGGGANFGGFGDIFETFFGGGGGATRGPKSRRERGQDALLRVEVELDEVVFGTHRDLEVDTAIVCETCNGSCCQPGTAPVTCDICHGTGSIQRSVRSLLGNVMTSSPCGTCRGYGTVIATPCVTCQGQGRVRARRTVPVDIPAGVDTGLRLQMPGSGEAGPAGGPNGDLYLEIKVKHHDVFSRDGDDLLCTLEVSMTDAILGTTATVKALDGDISLDLKAGVQSADILTVKDRGITHLRGSGRGDLRVGIQVVTPTKLDHKERELIKQFAATHKNAEPSLARFQQGLFAKLRDRFLNV, encoded by the coding sequence GTGGCCGACCATTACGAAGTCCTCGGCGTTGAGCGCAACGCCACCCCCGACGAGATCAAGAAGGCTTACCGCCGTCTGGCACGGGAGCTGCACCCCGACGTGAACCCGAGCCCGGATGCGGCGGAGCGGTTCAAGCTGGTCACCCACGCCTACGACGTGCTCAGCGACCCGCGCGAACGGGAGCAATACGATCTCGGCCCGCAGCCCGGATTCGGTGGGGGCGGCGCCAACTTCGGTGGATTCGGCGACATCTTCGAGACCTTCTTCGGTGGGGGCGGCGGCGCGACCCGCGGTCCCAAGTCTCGGCGCGAGCGAGGTCAGGACGCGCTGCTGCGGGTGGAAGTCGAACTCGATGAGGTCGTGTTCGGCACCCACCGCGATTTGGAGGTCGACACGGCGATCGTCTGCGAGACGTGCAACGGCTCCTGCTGCCAGCCGGGCACCGCGCCCGTCACCTGCGACATCTGCCACGGCACCGGCAGCATCCAGCGGTCGGTCCGCTCCCTGCTCGGCAACGTCATGACCTCGAGTCCGTGCGGAACCTGCCGCGGCTACGGCACCGTGATCGCGACGCCCTGCGTCACCTGTCAGGGTCAGGGACGGGTCCGAGCCCGGCGCACGGTTCCGGTCGACATCCCCGCCGGCGTCGACACCGGTCTGCGGCTGCAGATGCCGGGCAGTGGCGAGGCGGGGCCTGCCGGCGGCCCGAACGGCGACCTCTACCTCGAGATCAAGGTGAAGCACCACGATGTGTTCAGCCGCGACGGCGACGATCTGCTCTGCACGCTCGAGGTTTCGATGACGGATGCGATCCTGGGCACCACGGCGACGGTCAAGGCGCTCGACGGCGACATCAGCCTCGACCTGAAGGCGGGGGTGCAGAGCGCTGACATCCTGACGGTGAAGGATCGTGGCATCACCCACCTGCGGGGCAGCGGTCGCGGCGATCTGCGGGTGGGCATCCAGGTCGTCACACCGACCAAGCTCGACCACAAAGAGCGCGAGCTGATCAAACAGTTCGCCGCCACGCACAAAAACGCCGAGCCCAGTCTCGCGCGGTTCCAGCAGGGGCTGTTCGCCAAGCTGCGCGACCGTTTCCTCAACGTCTGA
- a CDS encoding 16S rRNA (uracil(1498)-N(3))-methyltransferase, producing MSSLYLREDLEHVEVGDRLSLTGAEAKHASTVTRTRVGQSVMIGNGRGLIASGRVLVATPSELAIEVESAQRVERSAPAVTLVQALAKGDRDELAVQASTELGVDAVVPWAAARSVSRWEGQKIQKGRDRWATIAREAAKQSIRAWVPAVEELTNTRSLAKRAAGARILLLDPDAPVRLTSLTFDDRPLVLVVGPEGGIAPEELAALVEAGAELVRLGDTVLRTSTAGPAALAVVNGLLGRW from the coding sequence ATGAGCTCGCTCTACCTCCGCGAAGACCTCGAGCACGTCGAGGTGGGGGATCGTCTATCGCTCACCGGTGCAGAGGCGAAGCATGCGTCGACGGTCACACGCACCCGGGTGGGACAATCGGTGATGATCGGCAACGGTCGCGGGCTGATCGCCTCGGGCCGGGTACTGGTGGCCACACCCTCCGAACTCGCGATCGAGGTCGAGTCGGCGCAGCGGGTCGAACGGTCCGCGCCCGCGGTCACGCTCGTGCAGGCCCTTGCGAAAGGCGATCGCGACGAGTTGGCGGTGCAGGCGTCGACAGAGCTCGGCGTCGACGCGGTCGTCCCGTGGGCTGCGGCGCGCTCTGTGTCGCGTTGGGAGGGGCAGAAGATCCAGAAGGGGCGCGACCGCTGGGCCACGATCGCCCGCGAAGCGGCCAAGCAGTCGATCCGCGCCTGGGTGCCCGCTGTCGAGGAGCTCACGAACACGAGGTCACTGGCGAAACGGGCGGCCGGTGCGCGCATCCTGCTGCTGGACCCGGATGCGCCGGTGCGGTTGACGTCGCTGACCTTCGACGATCGACCGCTCGTCCTCGTCGTCGGACCGGAAGGCGGCATCGCCCCAGAAGAACTCGCCGCGCTGGTCGAGGCGGGTGCGGAACTCGTTCGCCTCGGAGACACCGTGCTCCGCACCTCCACGGCTGGTCCGGCGGCGCTGGCGGTCGTGAACGGACTCCTCGGGCGCTGGTAG